From the genome of Erinaceus europaeus chromosome 1, mEriEur2.1, whole genome shotgun sequence:
tgactgggggcttgaacccaattccTCACACACAGTAATAAATACACTATCTCTACCTAGTGTGCTATATCTACTGGTGAGTTATCTTCCAAACTCtgtaatatttatctttttacttTCAAACTTATTTAATATTTGATCCAGTTAGAACTAATTTGGGAACATGGGGTAGATGAAAGAGATTCacctttatttgtttttctcagtAATGACCCAATAGCAAGCAAATCTCATTTTATAACTGGTTCTATTCAGGAAAACTACAGAGTAGTAAATGTGTAACTGGCCAGCTTGATGAACTTTCTCATAAGTTTAATAGCATTTCAGATGATAAAGGTAACCATCTTCTGCAAATATGCCTCCTCCCTTTAATTACTTACTATCCTTTATCACTTATTTGTACATCCTTGTTTATTCTGTATCATTTTCTTCTGTCAAGACCTAGAACAGTGAGTCACCTCTTCGACATTTACTGTATGTTTCCCCtggcatgtctgaggctttgggGCAATGTGGGATGATGTAACTAAGAACATAGATATTCACTGCTTTTATGATTCCATTGTGAATTATAATCTTTGTCAATATGAAAATATCTGGATTTCAATTTACATTAGGTAGCAAATTCCATTCATCCAGCCAGCACTTACAAGTGCACTGGTGCCAAAttccatatacatacatacatatatatctttttttaatttttattttattttatttttgagagagatgcagagagagacacacacagaaacaccagagcattgctcagctctggcttatggtggtgtgggggattgaacctgggacttcaaagccttaggcatgacagtctctttgcataaccataaggctatctcctccaccccacccatccattcgccttttttttttaaccagagcactgctttcaactctggctgatgatgatacaggggattaaatttaggacctcagagcctcaggcatgacagtatgtttgcataaccagtatgctatctcccctacccttgaATTTCATAGTAAGTATTCTttgttctcttcttcctctgccaAGAGCTTTGCTGCCAAGTTTACTCCTAAGCTTTTGGTGTTTCTTTAAAATGTCTTTCAACATCTAATCCTGTTTGGTTTTTTATTAAATCCTGGTTAAACAGAACCTGAGTTTCTGAAAGAGTAAGTGTCATCATCAGTCCTAGACTAGTTCAATAAGTGAACCTACATTCTTCAGTCTCCTGGGGGTTTTATATTCATATACACCCATACCAGGAAAAGCTTAAGTGAAGGGGCCAGAGAACCTATATAAGGACACTTGAGAAGGGCTATACAGCTGGAGGAGGCTTCCTGAGACCAAGACCTACAGAAAGCTGAGTTGTAGATAGAAGAAACTAGAGTTCCAGATTAGTAGTACAGCCCAGGCAAAGACCTCAGCAGCAAGCTAGTGACAGTGCAATGGTATGGGAGTCTCCCCCCTCTGTGGTTCCTCTTGGCATGTCTATAGCAGGGACTGTCCTGGTCTGCTGGCCAAGTCAGCTTCATTGAGGAGAGACCAGAAAGTAAGGGATTTGCAGGAAGTGGTAGAATGAGACAGGAGGTGGTGGGATGAGAAAGCAGAACTACATTCTGCTCCAGTGAGTCCTAGCATGGAAACTAAAGTCTAGATTTCCTTCACGTAGGATGGAGGACCTGATTGTTGTTGAGAGACAATGTGTGTGAGAACCCAGAGACCACTGGGGTGTCAGGAGGTCCCGGTAAGGCAGCCACAAGGGACAGTCCTGCATGTTCTGGAAAAGACAGAGTCAAAGACTTCCCACATGAACTAAATGAAACAAAGATGTAGGTCATCCCACAGCAGGAGAAGGGAGTCAAATACAGTTTCAGATGACTCCCCTCCACACCACTCCTCCCATTTATTATCTGTAAAAGGAGTTGACTGGCCCAGTCAACATTTTCTTCAAAGTGATTCATGAAGCAAAGGTGATTTAGGTGATACCTCATGTGGAACTTTtcgtcctttattttttaatatttatttattttatttattcccttttgttgcccttgttgttgtattgttgtagttattgttgttgttattgatgtcatcgttgttggataggacagagaaaaatggagagaggaggggaagacagggagggagaaagatagacacctgcagacctgcttcaccacttgtgaggtgactcccctgcacgtgggttgctgggggctcgaaccgggatccttaagccagtccttgcactttgcgccacgtgcgcttaacccgctgcgctaccgcagtCATGTTTATTTTCCTGtgaattagaaaaaataataggATTGACAAGAAGGCTCACTGCGGAGGCTggctgcattgccatgtgtgcaacccaggttcaagccccaggtataCCACATAGGAACACTACATCActagggaaagctttggtgctgtggtctccatctttatctctatttttagctctctttctgtctgaagaaagaaaaaaaaaaagttgacctggagcagtaaagcccaAAGGATGACACAAACAATCACCAAACCTGACATTTCACAATAATGACCCTGAGTGGGTGCCAGACTTGTGTCTGGGGCAGCATAAGTTAACATATTGGCATCTCATTGCAGACCACAGGTTGATATTATCATTGTCCTCTATttataaagaaggaaaataaggCACAGAGAGGTAAAGTTATTTGCCCAAGGTCAGTCAGCTAAGATGTGGCTAACAGTGAGTTCCAGAATCTCTCTCCCAGCTTCTGCAACAGTTTTTGCTTAGACTGATGGAAAAGTTAGCAACAATGCAGCTGGTGTGTCCTAGATAGTTGGGAAAGTGGTAAACAGATGTCACAGTTGTTCCAAGCTAGAGTTAGGTGAGCTCTGCAGCTGTGTCTAGTGAGAAAGTTCTATCattttgggaagaaaaaaagaaaagaatagaaaagaaaagaaggggctggggagtagtgcagcaggttaacacacatggcacgaagcacaaggaccagagtaaggatctcagtttgaatcCCAACTTCCCACTCGCAGgcggctcacttcacaagcagtgaagcaggtctgcaggtgtctatctttctctccccctctctggatttcccacttctctcgatttctctccatcctatccaacagacaacagcaataacaacaaagtgtgaaaaaatggcctccaggaacagtagattcatagtgcaggcaccaagccccagcaataaccctggaggcaggaaggaaggaaggaaggaaggaaggaaggaaggaaggaaggaaggaaggaaggaaggaaagaaggaaagaaggaaggatggaaggaaggagagagaaaggcaaaggaaagaaaaagcccAACTTGCACTTTTATTTCAGGTGGCCATACTTTGTAACAGATGTGTTTACCTGAATCACAAATCAAAACTATATAAAAAGATCTACCCTGGGGTGTCCCCCAAGCCACCAGTTCTACTGTGCCCTTCAGATCTGTTTTGCACAAGTATGAGCAAAGACAGCatattcttctcttcctttgtagTCAAAAGGCAGCACAGTCTATCTACcttggttttatttacttatcaacaTAACCTTGAGACCTGACCCTATCAGCCACAACAGGTGTGTGGTATTCCAACAGATTAGCCTCTCTCCTACTAATAGCCTCTTGGCTCTTTACCCATATTTTGCTATTAGTCTTATAAGCAATGTCACAAAGAATGATAACTTTGTACAAGCATCATCTTGTCTGTGGCAGGTAACTTTGGCTTGGGGACAGTCTCAAGATGAGAAATTGCATTTTAGAGTTATTATTAACTGACATTTCCCATTTCATATGCTTAAGGCTAATTTGTGATTTTCCCCCTCACTCTGAACTGTTCACATCTTTCACCTACTTATTTACTAgaactttttgtttttactttccaAAGACTATTATAGAAAGGTAAGCCCTTTGTGGTTTactttgcaaatattttcctctagattCTCATCTATATTTTGATAATACtattggtacttttttttttttgcagagggtgttttgtttgcttacttactcttgtgcattttaatatttatgcTGTTGAATATACCAGACTTTTTGTGTGTGATCTCTGGATTTATGTACAAGCCAGTTAGAAATGCCTCCCTCACTGGAAGGTTATTTGCCATGGAATGTGTGCATGTTTTCTACTAATAAAAAGCAACTTCTTcatagagagagaacacaaaaagaatatattaaaccTGAAAGCACTGTTTTTTGCTAGATGGTAAACCTGCTATTTTTTCTGTCAGTCCACTGCAGGCAGCTCTGAGAAGGTGGTCACCTCCAGCCCAGGAAAGACATCACTATGGCCCTCCTAATTCACTTGCTGGTCTGCACCTTTGGGATGGGATCCTGGGTGGCCATCAATGGGCTCTGGGTGGAGCTGCCCCTGCTGGTGGCAGAGCTGCCTGAGGGTTGGTACCTGCCATCCTATCTCACAGTGGTCATCCAACTGGCCAACATTGGTCCCCTCCTGGTCACCCTGCTCCATCACTTCCAGCCTGGATGCCTTCCAGAGGTGCCTATCATCTTTGCTGTGCTGGGTGTGGGCACCATTGCCTGTACCCTCTTTGCTTTCCTCTGGAATGTCACCTCCTGGGTACTGGGTGGCCATCACAGCATCGCCTTCTTGGCCCTCACGTTTTTCCTGGCCCTAGTAGACTGCACTTCTTCTGTCACCTTCCTGCCCTTCATGAGTCGACTGTCCGCCTACTACCTCACCACCTACTTTGTGGGTGAAGGACTCAGTGGTCTGATACCCGCCCTGGTGGCTCTCGCCCAAGGCTCAGGTCTCACCACCTGTGTCAGCATCAACAAGACATCAGACAACACCTCAAGTTCTGATACCACCATGAAGACCTACATCCCACAGGTAACCCCACTTTACCCAGTGCTGTGCAGCAGCCAGAGCTTGGTCACAACAAGGTTGTGCTGAAGGTTCATTTCCTAGATATTGAGTAGACTGGTGTTCTTGGCCTGGCTATATTTTAAATCACCGATAGGAGCTTCTAAGTGGGCTTCATGCATCTCAACTAATTAAGCAAGGTGGTTTTACTTAGTTAATGGACTCCTCTGAAATCAGGCATGTTTGGGAAGCTGAAGTTTCAGATTTTAGAACATATGCCCCTAGGGTGTACCTGTCATGTAGCAGTCCAGCACAGAGACACTGCTGCCACCTCCCACCAGCATTCACACCTGGTAGGCATGATGGAGCTGAAAATGCCATATAGCCTTTCAAGTGTTTCTGCCAactaagtcattaaaaaaaaaaagacttctagaGCTTTCTGGGTTTTAGAATTGCAGATAAGATAATGCAAACTTGTATTCATTCAGAATTCCCCAAATGATACTCAAGTCCAGTCAGGACTAAGTTCCATAGACCTTTAACATCCCTTTGGTACCTCCTATTGTTAAAAGATTCAACATTCTCTCACTGAATACGTGACAACTAGTCTATACCTGGTGTTATCTATGCTTGGTGTTATCCATATTATAGCAATGCAGCAGCAGTTGTGAACCAGTTGCCCCAGGCCACTATGGTCTGCAAAGATTACTAGCTGatgatatttaattttaaattttacacATCTACATTTAGACATATGGCTTCTGCTGGAAAGATATCTAGACACCCCCAACCACATCACCCAGatggggggttgggagggggacTGCTCTATGCAGGTGGCCTTCATTCAGCCTCTCCTCTGAGTAGTTCTGCGGTTGCCAGCCCTGGGAAGTAGTAGAGTGGGAACAGAAATAGCTTCTAGGTCAGAAAGAACAAGCAGACTGGCTTCATTACATATTCCTATGACACTCAGGTGACAGAAGCCACTCTGACATTCCCTCTAACCTAGGGATAATAGTTTCAGCTACACAGAGCTATTCAGAGACTCACACTGTCTGATGCAGGCAAGGTGCTGGTGAGCAGTGGTCAGCACTGCCTTAATACCTGTGGGCACCTTGTTCATCACTACTCATTCACGATAATGCATATTTGTTGTATATGAGAACAGTTAATGTTGTCGCCTATATCCTGACATCATCCAGAGAGCCAATCACCTCTTGTTTTGCCTTTTCCTAGGGAGTCAACAGCACTTTGGAATTTGACTTCACTGGGACAGAGTCCTCCATGGAGAGCCACTACCTCCCCCCCAACTTCTCGCccttcatcttcttcctcctgctctccTTCATGATGGTCTGCTGCCTCGTcgctttctttctcctccagcgtcAACCCAGGAATTGGGAAACTTCCATAGAAGACCTGCTTACTTCTCAGGTTACCCTGCATTCCATCCGGCCCCGGGAAGACAATGATCTGGGCCCCCCAGGATCAGCAGACAGCATTAAGGGCCAGGAGCATCTagaagaaaaagtggccacccaccacccagcccaactgACCTTCATCTACATCCTGGTTGCCTTTGTGAACGCGCTCACCAACGGTGTGCTGCCCTCCGTGCAGACCTACTCCTGCCTATCCTATGGGCCCATTGCCTACCACCTGTCTGCCACTCTCAGCTCCATGGCCAACCCTCTTGCCTGCTTCCTCGCCATGTTCTTGCCTAAGAGGTACATCTCAGTCCAGTCCTGCGGGATATTGGTTGGGGGTGTAATTTATTCCAAAACTTGCTGTGTCATCTTAGACATGCTACTCTACTCTGTGTCTCCAGGATAGTTATCTgtaaagtgggggccagggggagaaaaagggagcaaCAATAGTTCAACTTCTTAGGATCTCAGGGAACATGAGATGACCTAACTTTGTAAAGTTTATAGAGCAATGCTGAGCAAATGGCAGGTCAAACATGCACGTTGACTGTCACTGATGATGATCCATGAGCAGGCAGAAAATGAGGCTCCATTTACACCTTTTGGAGACCCTCAGGCTCAGTGAAAGTGCTTGCCTTGTTTTAATTCTCAGGATTTtagctcttccttcctccctcccacactGGTTCCTTTACAGATGCAGTTCTAGAAGAATGACTGGGCGAGCTGCAGATTAAGATAGCCTAGAGTAAGACCTGAAGTTCCACTTTTAACAAATATTCCAAGTGGTTCTGATGCAAGGCTCTGGACATGGCTGGAGAAACACAAATATTGGGATATGAGACAACAGGTGCCACAGCCTGCTCTTGTCTGTGTACACCCACCTGCTAAAATCCTAATAGGTATTAGACACAAAATGCCAATTTGCCAGAaatctggttgtttttttttctcctttgggaCATAAAAACTGTGAGGTGTACTgtgccaaaataaaagactctggggtagggagggggtggggtgggggaagggagagttcaggtcctggatcagagTTTAAAGATCTGTGGCGTCTGAGGCTTggttctaaaaagaaagaaagaaagaaagaaagaaagaaagaaagaaagaaagaaagaaagaaagaaagaaagaaagaaagaaagaaagaaagaaagaaagaaagaaagaaagaaaaaaaaaaaaaaactctgaaagtCAAGGAACCCATGAATCTTGGAGCAagaggagtctttttttttttttttaactccccccattgccactaggattatcactggagctcagctcAGTACCAGCACAACAAATCTTctgcctggtggcctttttttttttttcctccttctttctattttacttgatgggacagagaaaacttgagaggggatggggtagatagagaaggagagaaaaagaaacacctgcagatttgctttccCGCTCATGAAGtatctcccccacaggtggggagcaagggcttgagcccaggtctttgcacatggtaacaagtgcattcaactgggtgcaccactgcccggccccaagtGAGTCTTTAGTACCTGTGAAGCCCTTCCACTCTCATCTAGTGTGCAAGCAAGTCTTCATGTTCTAAAGAATGTGGACAGGGAGACTTAGAGGTACAGACCTCAAATGAAGGGCAATGTCCTTGGCCGTCAGACTTAGGGTCTACATGTAAGGTTCCCAGTTGTGTGACCCACCAGCCATGAGCCACCAGATAGAGTAAATTCACATGGATAGGACTAGCTGGGCCAGATGGGGAGGGGGCCCCAACTTGAGTGCCAACGCCATTATGAAAGACTTCTCACTAGTCTGATGGGGAGGTTGGAGAAGGAAATTGCAGCAGGTGAAATCCCAGGTGgagcccaccaccagaaccagaGCCTGTACTTCCTGCCCTATCCCCACAGCCCTGAAAGACTCCCACTTGTTAAGGGAGGAAACTGAAGTGTGAAGACCAGTCTCATAGCTTAAGTGGTAGAATTGGAATGTGAAGTGGCCTCTGTAGAAAACCAGTCCTGTGGAGCCTGACCTGCTTCTGCAGCTGTGGTGGGGGCCCAATCATAGCATCCAGGACTTCTCACCTCCATTCCCCTCCCTCACTCTGCCCTAGGTCCTTGCCATTCCTGGGGGGCATCACAGTGCTTGGGACCAGCTTTGGGGCTTACAACATGGCAATGGCAGTGATGAGCCCCTGTCCCCTCATGCAAGGCTACTGGATTGGAGAAGTCCTCATTGTAAGTATCAGGCCTGTGAAGCTGCTTCCCTTCCCATCCTTCTACTTAAGCAAGGCCTCAAGAGACCAAGAAATGACCCTTTATGTGGACTAAAGTCTTTGTGGTTGCTCCCTCCAGAAGCCCCATGGTATGCTGAGGGAGAGGGTGCTTCTCATTTGTGGGTTTAGCAAAGTGAGGAGACTGTTCTAAGGTGAGGGTACAACCTCTCTCCCTGATGTCACACTCTTCTCACCAAGTGTACCTTCTCCTGGGTGTAGCCGATTTGACCACAGGGGACAAAAAAAGAGTCACCTTTTCCTTAGGAACCCCCTTAGTCATTTAGGGGCAACCCTAAATGGTTTTCCTTGATCTTAGAAGTTAGTTTATGAGGTCCCCTTAGCCCTAAAACCGTCCATCTCTGGGGCTCATACCATAcgcttcccacccaccccaccccaatcgCTCTACATATTCCCCACCTCTTGTCCGCAGGTGATTTCATGGATACTGTTCAATGGCTGTCTGAGCTATGTCAAAGTGATGCTGGGAGTGATCCTGCGTGACCTGAGCCGCAGTGCCCTCTTGTGGTGCGGAGCGGCAGTGCAGCTGGGCTCACTGCTTGGAGCGCTTCTAATGTTCCCGCTGGTCAACGTGTTCAGGCTCTTCTCTTCTGCTGATTTATGCAACCTGCATTGTTTGGCCTAGGCCAACTATAAGAGCAAGGTCCCATATAACGCGTCTTTGGTGACCTGCAGAAGCAAAGCACACATGCCCAACTTCACCTGCAAGTAGTGGGGAGCCTGAAGGCTGAGTCTGAGTACTTGCACCATCATAACACTGCCCTCTGGAGGGCGGGGAATGCCTCAGGCATACCTCAGCATTATCCTATCCTAATGCTGTGTCACTGTGTCTGCAATTCTACCACCTCAGAATTTCTTTCTTTGGATTTGGAGTAATAAGTGATACAGCATCTACCTGGGTGCTGACCCAGGGTGCTAGAGTGAAAACAGCTGGGAAAGTGAGCTGGTCCTGACaaactgtgtgaccttgggaaggCCACTTggttctctgtgcctctgtctcctCATCCATAATATGGGAGTTCTAACAAAGAGCACCCATCTCATAGGCTtggctctgaatgaaaaagagaaacatcCAGTGTGAAGCAAGCTCTCCTGGACCATTTTCCAATCTGCTGTCCAACACTGACAACAAAAATGACAATCAGCACAGAATAGAAGTAACCTTAGAGGTTGAGAGATGACCCAGTCACTTAGgccttttctgctgtaatcaaagAGGAGCTTGctggaagatagacacctacctaATGGTGGAATTTTGGGCATGGTGACTTCCCAAGTCACAGTACAGACAGACACCGTACCCCACACTTCGTCCTCTCATCCTTCTTTGTGTTCAGTGCTCTGCCCTTCTGTGTGAGTGTCTTCCTGGGAGGAACAGGGAAATGATGGAAGAGGAGGGGCTATCCCAAACCTCCAGAATTGAGTCCCATCACCCACCACCTTGTCATGAACTGGGCACTGAGGatcctggggggaggggcagggtggggaggagtgCATTTGGCAACTGATTATAGTTTTGTTTATCTTTATGTTTTACatctttttaataaagaaattccCCACTTTTACAATAAGATCGATTATCAAGAAAAAGCCTAGTATAACCCCCCCCCCGACGTATCAGTATACAATATTTCCTCGATTTTCCAGAAGTTTACACTCTGCCATTTAGCTTTCTTGAGAGACCTTTATGAGTGCCTGCTTTCACTAAACAAAAGAAACGTGGAGGGTTTGATCTTCCCCCAAAGGTAAAAATGTGCTAGCATTTGTTTGGGAGGAGCCCTTAGAGAAAGAGGCAGCACACTCCTGAGCAGTGACAAAGGCATCCCCAAGCTCCCTCTCTAGGAGGTCACACTTGTACAGGCTAAGAACTTATAATATTCCTGCTTTTACTGTATGTTAGTGTGACTTTAGGGTTTATGTGTTATTTGGTACAATTTGgcatgttatttttagaattaggaaactacttttttttttttttttgccatataaGATGATAGCAATTGCTTCTTTGTGCTTCTTCTGCTGACTAAAAGTTTTATAGGAACACTCGGTTAGTAGGGGAAACGTGTAATCCATTTTCAAGTGCTTAGGAAATGTCTGCtccaggattttttttgtttgtttgtttctttgctttccacCATCCTACCTacctttacatttatttttatcagactaCTACTCAACTCAGGCTTATGATAAATCCAGGTATTcagcctgggacattggagcctcaggcatgcaagtcttttttttttttttttctccagggttttcactggaacTCAGGCTGAGTGAgtgccaacactataaatccaccacttctgacagccattttttctttttctttttttaatttgacaggacagagagaaattgaaagagaagagtgagatagagagggagagaaaaagatagacacctgaagacctgcttcaccactcaggagcaTCCccgctgcagctggggagtggaggctcaaacctgggtcctcgtgcaggtccttgcatgggcccttgcacatgagactatgtgtactcaactgggtgtgccaccaaccagccccaagtattttgcataaccattatgctatctccccagtaattttatttttttagtaaatGATATAGTCATGTTCAAAATCCAGAAAACATGAAATGCTCTTCAACCACAACAAAATTCCATTCTTCCCATACTGTCCTATGAGCACTTTTATTTGTTCCTTGTTTACTCTTCCAGAAATTATACAAACGAaagcaaatacaaatataaaatatttttatggggaACAAAAACTAAGCAGTCATGCACCTCACACTTTCACTCAGCAGTGAGAATGGACAACATGATCTCCTCCTTTATTGTGACTGCATGGTGCTCCACTGTATGGAAATGCCAAATTTATGTAGCCAGACTCTATAGAAAGATATCTCAGgttgtcaggtggtggtgtacctggttaatcgcacacactacagtgcaaggacccaggttcaggcccctgatccccacttgcagggggggaaaggaaagacatctgaaggaattggagacaaaaacaaaaaataaaatatcttaccaACACAGTAACAGTGGAGAAATAAAACCATTTTAGTGTTAAAAATAAGCATAAAACCAGACCTAAGTACACATCACAATCTATTAAAGAGACAGCAAAGGTAGAGAAAAGCCtaccatatatatattccagcaGATATAACCTTTCGCatccatgttttttgtttttcttaagattttatttatttatgagaaacatagaaggagagagaaagaggcagacatcactctggtacatgtgctgctggggattgaactcaggatctcatgcttgagactctgatgctttatccattgtgccacctcccagaccactgcatcCATGTTTTCTGTCCATGATTAGTCTTCAACTAAGAAGACCAGACAGCACCATCTGTCACATACGTCACCCTCAATTTACCTGGTAACTGAGGTGGCTATCTGTTAGATAACTGCCCTTATCCATGGAAAAAACAACTCATATCTTAACAAAAGGAAGTTGGTTTGCAAGTCAGAGTCAAACACTGAAGTTAGACTCTTTCCCTCCCATAGAGACTGGGCAGTAGAGCTACTGGTTTCCCTGATATTTACATTATGAAGAGGTGGCTCCTGTGTCCTTGAAAAAAACTTTCCTGGGTGGTAAAACTGGGTAAGTGGCTTGttcagcttttttcttttctttttaaaacattttgtattttaatgacagaaagatacaggagggggaaaggagggataaagacagaaaccagagcactgctcagttctgacttattctgggcaggggattgaacctgggacctcagggcctcaggcatgaaagtcctttatataatcattatgctgtatccTCCTGCCCCTCAGCTT
Proteins encoded in this window:
- the SLC52A3 gene encoding solute carrier family 52, riboflavin transporter, member 3, which codes for MALLIHLLVCTFGMGSWVAINGLWVELPLLVAELPEGWYLPSYLTVVIQLANIGPLLVTLLHHFQPGCLPEVPIIFAVLGVGTIACTLFAFLWNVTSWVLGGHHSIAFLALTFFLALVDCTSSVTFLPFMSRLSAYYLTTYFVGEGLSGLIPALVALAQGSGLTTCVSINKTSDNTSSSDTTMKTYIPQGVNSTLEFDFTGTESSMESHYLPPNFSPFIFFLLLSFMMVCCLVAFFLLQRQPRNWETSIEDLLTSQVTLHSIRPREDNDLGPPGSADSIKGQEHLEEKVATHHPAQLTFIYILVAFVNALTNGVLPSVQTYSCLSYGPIAYHLSATLSSMANPLACFLAMFLPKRSLPFLGGITVLGTSFGAYNMAMAVMSPCPLMQGYWIGEVLIVISWILFNGCLSYVKVMLGVILRDLSRSALLWCGAAVQLGSLLGALLMFPLVNVFRLFSSADLCNLHCLA